A genomic region of candidate division TA06 bacterium contains the following coding sequences:
- a CDS encoding type II toxin-antitoxin system HicB family antitoxin — MKQFKIIVEKHPDGYVAYPLGLRGVVVGEGDTYEEALADAKSAIQFHIETFGQEVIEVEPSILEAFIAEAGVAV, encoded by the coding sequence ATAAAGCAATTCAAGATTATCGTGGAGAAGCATCCTGACGGCTATGTCGCCTACCCTCTTGGACTAAGAGGGGTCGTCGTAGGTGAAGGAGATACTTACGAGGAAGCATTGGCAGACGCGAAATCAGCAATCCAGTTTCATATTGAGACTTTTGGGCAGGAAGTTATCGAAGTTGAGCCATCCATTCTTGAAGCATTTATTGCCGAAGCAGGAGTTGCGGTCTAA
- a CDS encoding type II toxin-antitoxin system HicA family toxin → MPKFPVDAPKEKSIKAFELLGFRQVRIREHIAMERENPDGTRTPVTMPNHRRIRGSTLRTILTQAHIPRDEFLKAYEQM, encoded by the coding sequence ATGCCCAAGTTTCCAGTGGATGCTCCCAAAGAAAAAAGCATCAAGGCATTTGAACTTCTTGGTTTCCGTCAGGTGCGAATACGTGAACACATCGCAATGGAACGAGAAAATCCAGATGGAACGCGAACACCTGTGACGATGCCGAATCACCGAAGAATAAGAGGTTCGACGTTACGCACAATACTCACTCAGGCACACATCCCAAGAGATGAATTTCTGAAAGCATACGAACAAATGTAA